One Gammaproteobacteria bacterium DNA segment encodes these proteins:
- the rlmN gene encoding 23S rRNA (adenine(2503)-C(2))-methyltransferase RlmN, whose translation MTGVRANLFDMNRADMAAFFVGLGEKPYRAEQILKWLYHHGCTDLDAMTNLSMALRQRLSGLAGMELPEVALHESSRDGTHKWVLRLAGGDCIEMVFIPEPDRGTLCVSSQVGCALDCSFCSTARQGFNRNLTVSEIIGQVWLAHAALDGWDRDNRVITNVVMMGMGEPLTNFDAVTRAMDLMLDDLAFGLSRKRVTLSTAGVVPALDRLAVRSPVSLAVSLHAANDVLRDELVPLNRKYPIAELMAACKRYSEHGPKTHVTFEYVMIDGVNDKPEHARQLVRLLQGMPCKVNLIPFNPFPGTAYRRSPPHVIDAFRDRLMKAGIITITRRTRGDDIDAACGQLVGKVSDRSRRHLRWPALATPAKEGLRVSIT comes from the coding sequence ATGACGGGGGTCCGCGCCAACCTGTTCGACATGAACCGTGCCGACATGGCGGCGTTTTTCGTCGGTCTGGGCGAGAAGCCCTATCGGGCGGAGCAGATCCTCAAGTGGTTGTACCATCACGGCTGCACGGACCTCGACGCCATGACCAACCTGTCCATGGCGCTGCGCCAGCGGTTGTCCGGGCTGGCCGGGATGGAACTGCCCGAGGTGGCGCTTCACGAATCATCCCGGGACGGCACCCACAAGTGGGTGCTGCGGCTCGCGGGCGGGGATTGCATCGAGATGGTATTCATCCCGGAACCGGACCGCGGCACCCTGTGCGTCTCCTCCCAGGTGGGATGTGCCCTCGATTGCAGCTTCTGTTCCACGGCGCGCCAGGGTTTCAACCGCAACCTCACGGTGTCGGAGATCATCGGCCAGGTGTGGCTGGCCCATGCGGCCCTGGATGGCTGGGACCGCGATAACCGGGTCATCACCAATGTGGTGATGATGGGCATGGGCGAGCCCCTCACCAACTTCGACGCCGTGACGCGGGCCATGGATCTGATGCTGGACGATCTCGCCTTCGGCCTGTCGCGCAAGCGTGTCACCCTGTCCACGGCGGGCGTGGTGCCGGCTCTCGACAGGCTGGCGGTGCGCAGTCCGGTGAGCCTCGCGGTATCCCTCCACGCCGCCAACGACGTTTTGCGGGACGAGCTCGTGCCGCTGAACCGCAAGTACCCCATCGCCGAACTCATGGCCGCGTGCAAACGCTATTCGGAGCATGGGCCGAAGACCCACGTGACCTTCGAGTACGTGATGATCGACGGCGTCAACGATAAGCCGGAGCATGCCCGGCAGTTGGTGCGCCTGCTCCAGGGCATGCCCTGCAAGGTCAATCTCATCCCCTTCAACCCCTTTCCCGGCACCGCTTACCGCCGCTCACCCCCCCATGTCATCGATGCCTTCCGGGATCGCCTCATGAAAGCGGGTATCATCACCATCACCCGGCGCACCCGCGGCGACGATATCGATGCGGCGTGCGGCCAGCTGGTGGGCAAGGTGTCGGATCGCTCGCGCCGCCACCTGCGCTGGCCAGCGCTCGCGACCCCGGC
- a CDS encoding cyclic nucleotide-binding domain-containing protein, producing the protein MSTDDEFAALRASPFTSDMDDDEVQVLASISNCRVLEDEEVLFEEGETGQSLHMIVEGRLAVTRDTGGGEWTVLHILGRGDLTGEMSFIDGRPHSATLRALGPTRICSFDRERFEELVAGNPWVVYKAMRGIVSVVHDILRRMNSQYVEMSNYISKQHGRY; encoded by the coding sequence ATGAGCACCGATGACGAATTCGCGGCCCTGCGGGCATCACCTTTCACCTCCGATATGGACGACGACGAAGTGCAGGTGCTGGCATCCATCAGTAACTGCCGGGTGCTGGAAGACGAGGAGGTCTTGTTCGAGGAGGGGGAGACGGGCCAGAGCCTGCATATGATCGTAGAGGGGCGCCTGGCCGTTACCCGGGACACCGGCGGTGGCGAGTGGACGGTGCTACACATCCTCGGACGGGGCGACCTTACCGGCGAGATGAGTTTCATCGACGGCCGGCCTCACAGCGCCACCCTGCGCGCCCTCGGGCCCACCAGGATCTGTTCCTTTGATCGTGAGCGCTTCGAGGAACTGGTGGCGGGGAATCCCTGGGTGGTCTACAAGGCCATGCGGGGCATCGTGTCGGTGGTACACGACATCCTGCGCCGCATGAATTCGCAGTATGTGGAGATGAGCAACTATATCTCCAAGCAGCACGGCCGCTACTGA
- a CDS encoding iron-sulfur cluster assembly accessory protein, with protein MSISITESAAAHVKNMLKAEQDARGLRLGITKSGCSGYQYVMDFAREIGDKDRVFESHGVKLIVDADSLSALEGVELDFVREGLNSMFKFNNPNAVNECGCGESFAIQ; from the coding sequence ATGAGCATTTCAATCACCGAGAGTGCGGCCGCCCACGTGAAGAACATGCTGAAGGCGGAACAGGACGCGCGTGGCCTGCGCCTCGGCATAACCAAGAGCGGCTGTTCCGGTTATCAGTACGTCATGGACTTCGCGCGCGAGATCGGCGACAAAGACAGGGTATTCGAGAGCCATGGTGTCAAGCTCATCGTCGATGCCGACAGCCTGTCGGCCCTCGAGGGGGTGGAATTGGATTTCGTCCGCGAGGGCTTGAACTCCATGTTCAAGTTCAATAACCCCAATGCCGTGAACGAGTGCGGTTGCGGGGAGAGCTTCGCCATTCAGTAG
- the iscR gene encoding Fe-S cluster assembly transcriptional regulator IscR produces MRLTTKGRYAVTAMLDLALHSDTAPITLSDISQRQGISLSYLEQLFSRLRKQGLVNSTRGPGGGYRLGRDAVDINVADVITAVDESVDATRCGGMQNCQGDQRCLTHELWCELSDQIYHFLQGISLDDLVQRGGIQEVAAIQDQRLGVTSGRRDSNRVEVDLG; encoded by the coding sequence ATGAGGCTAACCACCAAAGGGCGATATGCCGTAACGGCCATGCTGGACCTGGCGTTGCATTCCGATACCGCCCCCATCACTTTGTCTGACATCTCCCAGCGCCAGGGGATCTCCCTGTCCTATCTGGAACAGCTCTTTTCGCGCCTGCGCAAGCAGGGGCTCGTGAACAGTACCCGTGGTCCCGGCGGCGGTTACCGGCTGGGCCGCGACGCCGTGGATATCAATGTCGCGGACGTCATCACCGCCGTTGACGAGTCCGTGGATGCCACCCGCTGTGGCGGCATGCAGAACTGCCAGGGCGATCAGCGCTGCCTGACCCACGAGTTGTGGTGCGAACTGAGCGACCAGATCTATCATTTTCTCCAGGGGATCTCCCTGGACGATCTGGTTCAGCGCGGTGGCATTCAGGAAGTGGCGGCTATCCAGGACCAGCGCCTGGGTGTGACGAGCGGCAGGCGGGATAGCAACCGCGTCGAAGTGGACCTCGGCTGA
- the cysE gene encoding serine O-acetyltransferase, with translation MFESIKEDIRSVFSRDPAARNAFEVLTTYPGLHAVMMHRLNHWLWNQGLRWLARLSSTLTRWLTGIEIHPAARIGRRFFIDHGMGVVVGETAEIGDDCTIYHGVTLGGTTWRKGKRHPTLASNVVVGAGAKVLGPITIGEGARIGSNAVVVKDVPDGATVVGIPGHIVQRAEGGGPVEHRQAISRKIGFDAYGVTKDMEDPVAHAINLMLDHIHAMDGRMEDMCRILKEVGGEEAARLGDCQLEPSGKEAEQAGHEGLPSKIVD, from the coding sequence TCACCACCTACCCCGGACTCCACGCGGTGATGATGCATCGCCTGAACCACTGGCTGTGGAACCAGGGCCTGCGCTGGCTGGCACGCCTGTCGTCCACCCTGACGCGCTGGCTCACCGGCATCGAGATCCATCCGGCGGCCCGCATCGGGCGGCGCTTCTTCATCGACCACGGCATGGGAGTGGTGGTGGGCGAAACGGCGGAGATCGGCGACGACTGCACCATCTATCACGGGGTGACCCTGGGCGGCACCACGTGGCGCAAGGGCAAGCGCCATCCCACCCTGGCATCGAATGTGGTGGTGGGGGCAGGGGCCAAGGTGCTGGGGCCCATCACCATCGGGGAGGGGGCCCGCATTGGTTCCAATGCGGTGGTGGTCAAGGATGTACCCGACGGCGCCACGGTGGTGGGGATCCCGGGCCATATCGTGCAACGGGCCGAGGGTGGGGGGCCGGTGGAGCACCGCCAGGCCATCTCGCGCAAGATCGGCTTCGACGCCTACGGCGTGACCAAAGACATGGAGGATCCGGTGGCCCACGCCATCAACCTCATGCTGGACCACATCCATGCCATGGACGGCCGCATGGAGGACATGTGCCGCATTCTCAAGGAGGTGGGTGGCGAGGAGGCGGCCCGGCTGGGGGACTGCCAACTGGAGCCCAGCGGCAAGGAAGCGGAGCAGGCCGGCCACGAGGGCCTGCCGTCCAAAATAGTTGACTGA